In Melopsittacus undulatus isolate bMelUnd1 chromosome 6, bMelUnd1.mat.Z, whole genome shotgun sequence, the following proteins share a genomic window:
- the METTL13 gene encoding eEF1A lysine and N-terminal methyltransferase → MELLPRSPGEFGSARYWDRFFQQRGQRPFEWYGAFPELCPLLRKYVRPRDKVLVVGCGNSELSEQMYDVGICEDIVNIDINNAVIHQMQERSRSKRPKMSYLLMDVLQMNFPDAHFHVVLDKGTLDAVLTDEEEATLDKVDKMFGEISRVLQVGGRYLCVSLAQAHVLKKAVEYFSQEGWVVRVHQVADSGDKQQFVLPVFIYVMTKFRKATGSAPQILEICPEEQDKPMRMESVEQLVAAVKDRQHYALLCSQLSKTPCKEQVSLDLCDRESGRPRYTLHVVDSSSVKPSQDNSFAIFIIPQGRETEWLFGTEEGRRQLATSAGFGRLVTVALHREQHYEGMASIQSELSGKVMELAPPGLPARQQVPFLSVGGDIGVRTVRHCDTSPLSGEYVVEDVKGDGTCYFRRLIFLRNRNVVQSEARLLAHTSLPGQKKRRKDKKKPSLAETPGAIDKSYLCCEHHKAMVAGLCLLGGPEPLSGALLAVLVVGLGGGSLPLFIHDYFSQACVAVVEIDPSMLDVATRWFGFSQGDRMQVHVSDGLDYVAKLAAEASAQYDAIMFDVDSKDLTVGMSCPPPAFVEKHFLQKVKVILKPEGVFMLNLVCRDAQLKESVLATLREVFPLLYVRHIEGEVNEILFCQLNAEGRQDLTELGARARVLEGALRQPGRPWDSSYVLADMLQAVKIL, encoded by the exons atggagctgctgccccgCAGCCCCGGGGAGTTCGGCTCTGCCCGGTACTGGGATCGGTTCTTCCAGCAGCGCGGGCAGCGCCCCTTCGAGTGGTACGGGGCCTTCCCCGAGCTCTGCCCCCTCCTGCGCAAGTATGTCCGGCCACGCGATAAG GTTTTGGTGGTGGGCTGCGGGAACTCGGAGCTGAGTGAGCAGATGTACGATGTGGGGATATGCGAGGACATTGTGAACATCGACATCAACAATGCAGTGATCCATCAGATGCAAGAGCGGAGCAGGAGCAAGAGGCCGAAGATGAGCTATCTGTTGATGGATGTGCTTCAGATGAACTTCCCTGATGCTCACTTTCACGTGGTCCTGGACAAAGGCACGCTGGATGCTGTCCTCACCGATGAAGAGGAGGCCACTCTAGATAAGGTGGATAAGATGTTTGGTGAGATCAGCCGGGTCTTGCAGGTAGGAGGGCGCTACCTCTGTGTTTCCTTGGCTCAAGCCCATGTGCTGAAGAAAGCAGTGGAATACTTCTCCCAGGAAGGCTGGGTTGTGCGTGTCCATCAGGTGGCTGACAGTGGGGACAAGCAGCAGTTTGTCCTACCAGTCTTCATCTACGTCATGACGAAGTTCAGGAAGGCCACTGGCTCGGCACCACAGATCCTGGAGATCTGCCCTGAGGAGCAGGACAAGCCAATGCGGATGGAGAGTGTGGAGCAGCTGGTGGCAGCAGTGAAGGACAGGCAGCATTatgccctgctctgcagccagctgaGCAAAACACCTTGCAAGGAGCAGGTTTCCTTGGATCTGTGTGACAGAGAGAGTGGGAGGCCTCGCTACACGCTGCATGTGGTTGACAGCTCCTCAGTGAAACCTTCCCAGGACAATTCCTTCGCCATCTTCATCA TCCCACAGGGCAGAGAAACGGAGTGGCTCTTTGGGACAGAGGAAGGGCGGAGGCAGCTTGCCACCAGTGCTGGCTTTGGGCGCCTGGTCACAGTGGCCCTGCACAGGGAACAGCACTACGAGGGCATGGCCAGCATCCAGTCGGAGCTATcaggaaaggtgatggaactGGCCCCTCCGGGCCTCCCTGCCCGGCAGCAG GTGCCCTTTTTGTCTGTGGGAGGGGACATTGGGGTGCGGACAGTGCGGCACTGTGACACCAGCCCTCTGAGCGGGGAGTATGTTGTGGAGGATGTGAAGGGGGATGGCACTTGCTACTTCCGTCGCCTCATCTTCCTCCGCAACAGGAACGTGGTCCAGTCTGAGGCTCGGCTCCTGGCCCACACGTCTCTCCCAG GCCAGAAGAAACGGAGGAAGGACAAGAAGAAGCCCAGCCTTGCTGAGACACCTGGAGCCATTGACAAGAGCTACCTGTGCTGCGAGCACCACAAAGCCATGGTTGCGGGGCTCTGCCTGCTGGGGGGCCCTGAACCCCTTTCAG GAGCCctcctggcagtgctggtggtggGGCTTGGAGGGGGCAGCCTGCCCCTCTTCATCCATGACTACTTCTCGCAGGCCTGTGTGGCTGTGGTGGAGATTGACCCCTCCATGCTGGATGTGGCCACACGTTGGTTCGGCTTCTCCCAGGGTGACCGGATGCAGGTGCATGTCTCTGATGGCCTGGACTATGTGGCCAAGCTGGCAGCTGAAG CCTCAGCCCAGTACGATGCCATCATGTTTGATGTGGACAGCAAAGACCTCACGGTGGGAATGAGCTGCCCGCCCCCAGCCTTTGTGGAAAAGCACTTTCTGCAGAAGGTTAAAGTCATCCTCAAGCCAGAAG gagtCTTCATGCTCAACTTGGTGTGCCGTGACGCCCAGCTGAAGGAGTCAGTCCTGGCCACCCTCAGGGAGGTCTTCCCACTGCTCTACGTGCGGCACATTGAAGGGGAGGTCAATGAGATCCTGTTCTGCCAGCTCAACGCTGAGGGCCGGCAGGACCTCACAGAGCTGGGAGCACGTGCCCGGGTGCTGGAGGGGGCTCTGCGGCAGCCCGGGCGCCCCTGGGACAGCTCATACGTGCTGGCAGACATGCTGCAGGCTGTCAAGATCCTCTGA
- the ITPA gene encoding inosine triphosphate pyrophosphatase produces MAAPVRRSVVFVTGNAKKLEEVTQILGDSSPYTLVAKKIDLPEYQGEPDEISVQKCREAARQVQGPVIVEDTCLCFNALGGLPGPYIKWFLEKLKPEGLYKLLAGFEDKSAYALCTFAFSTGNPEEPVKLFKGQTHGLIVEPRGPRDFGWDPCFQPDGYNQTYAEMPKAVKNSISHRYRALSELSAFFHQSNSTEPCSGPS; encoded by the exons ATGGCGGCGCCGGTCCGGCGGAGCGTGGTGTTCGTGACTGGCAACGCCAAAAagctggaggag GTCACTCAGATCCTCGGGGACTCCTCTCCGTACACGTTAGTGGCGAAGAAGATTGACT TGCCGGAGTACCAGGGAGAGCCAGACGAGATCTCCGTGCAAAAGTGCCGCGAAGCCGCCCGGCAG GTTCAAGGACCCGTTATAGTAGAAGATACCTGCTTGTGCTTCAATGCCCTTGGGGGGCTTCCAGGACCTTACAT AAAATGGTTCTTGGAAAAACTCAAACCAGAAG GTCTGTACAAGCTGCTGGCTGGGTTTGAAGACAAATCTGCCTACGCTCTCTGTACCTTCGCGTTCAGCACTGGAAACCCAGAGGAGCCAGTGAAGCTGTTCAAAGGCCAGACTCAT GGGCTGATAGTGGAGCCCAGAGGCCCTCGAGATTTTGGCTGGGATCCCTGCTTTCAACCAGATGGCTACAACCAGAC ctACGCCGAAATGCCCAAGGCAGTGAAGAACTCTATCTCGCACCGTTACAGAGCACTGAGTGAGCTCTCCGCCTTCTTTCATCAGAGCAACTCGACAGAGCCCTGCTCAGGCCCCAGCTAG